The DNA segment GCGAGCAGGTCGGTCGCACGGTGACCACCATCAGTACCGGCGGAGGGTTGCCTGTCCCCTACCGAGCCGGGCAATCCTACGTGGACCTGAACCAATACTACCAGTTGTGGAACGCCACGCGCGAGCGCATTGGGAATCGGCTAGGACATGCCCTGCATCTGGAAATTGAACCCGGTCGATACTTGGTGGCGGAGTCGGGTTATCTGATCACAGAAATCTGCGCTATCAAGACGATGGGCGAAAACCTGTTTTACATGGTCGATGCGGGCTTCAATGATTTAGCCCGGCCCATCCTGTACGGTGCCTATCACCCCATCTCCGTCTGTCATCGCAACTCGCGCGCCAGCCACACCCAAGTAGATGTTGTTGTCGGTGGTCCATTGTGCGAATCAGGCGACATTTTTACGCAGGAAGAAGGGGGATTCGTCAGCCGTCGCACGTTGCCAGCGGCCCAAGTAGGCGACTGGTTGATACTGGAAGTCGCCGGAGCCTACGGCTTTGCCATGTCCAGCAACTACAACAGTCGCTTCCGTGCCTGCGAAGTCATGATCGAAAACGGCCAGTCCAAACTAATCCGCCGCCGCGAGAGCCTCAAGGAACTGCTGGAACTGGAAAGCGTGCCGCCAACGCAATGATAGCTAGCAGGCTCGACGACGAACCGCCAGCATATTCTCCAGTCAGCTACCCCAAGCAAATCAAGTATCCATTACTAAGACTACGCCAACGGAGCCAATCGCAGAGTCTGGCGGAGATCGTCTTTGGACATGAATACAAATAACTGGCCGGCGTGGACGATTGCCGCAGTGGACCAGCCTGAACTGCGATCGGCCACGAGTTGCAACCGGTCAACGACTCCTTCCACGGGCCGAGGTTCGGAGAGCTGAAAAATGTACAGCTCGCGTCCAGTAGACAGCAGCACCTTCCACAGTCTGCCGCTCGCAGACAATTTGGTTTTGTGCATGGCGCGGAATTGAATGGCCTCGGTCAATGAAGCATTGAGAAAGCGACTGAGAATGTGGTCAAGCTCACCCGTGTCTGATTGCGAGACGCTGGAATTGAGCGTGTCCCACGAATCGGATAGCGATAACTGCTCGGCACAGATGGCAACTAACTGGGAGCGCGGCACAGGCTGCCAAGCTCGGATCGTAACCCAGCCCAACAACAAGCTGGCTGCCACTGCAGCCAGTCCCAGCCACAGGCGACGCTGTGCAGATTGCCCTTCAGCAGCATTTTGGACTGTCGTCGTAGCGGGCTGAACCCCAGATTCATCCGGCGATGAAACGGGATGGACCGCTCGCCTGACAGCATCATCGAGCGTCTGGCCGCAGGTCACATCAGGCTGGTCGATGTCCAGCAACTGCGATAGCCGCTGATGGGCACGCTGGCGAGCTGACGCAGGAACAGGAAAAGCGTTCAGCAATCCTATGATCTGCCGATCGTCGGCATCCAAGTCCAACTGTTCAAGAGGATTCATCATCACGGCTCCGTGCTCATAACTAGCGGACGCTCTCCGGCATCCTTCGGTTCGTCAGTCCGCATTACGCTGGGCGTCGTCTTCGGCTCAGCCAGCGTGAGCAGCGCTTGCTTCAGATGACTGCGGCCGCGACTGAGACGGCTCATCACCGTACCAATGGGCAGAGATAACTCGGTAGCGATCTCGGTGTAACTTTTGTGCTCAAAGTAAAACATCAAGACCACCGTCCGAAACTCCACCGACAACTGCTGCATCGCTAGATGAATCCATTCGTAATCCTCCAGTACACCCACTGAATCGCTGGCCGGAGCCTCACGCTCAATTGGCTCCTGAACCACTGCTGACTGCCCACGGCACCAGCGGGCGAATTCATTGCGTGTTATGGCCAACAGCCAACCAACAGCCGCCTCCGGCTGACGAAGCTGATGCGCGGACTTGACCGCCCGCAAAAAGACCTCTTGCGCAATGTCTTCGGCAGAGTGCTGAGCACCCGACAGATGGTAGGCATAGCGGTACACCCGGTCGTAATGCTCATCCAGCAAACACTGGGCCAGCCCCGGCTGTTGCGGCTGGCTGGTCGGTTGGGAATCTGCCATCGGGAGTCCTATGTACTAGGAGCAGTCAGATCCATGAAATATTCCCGTCGCACTGGGGAAAATCAAGGATTGATTGCCTAAGCATTGAGCTCAATTTTGGGACTGTCGGCGATATTCACCCACACATGCACATGCGGTGCACCACGGAAATGCCAAACGAAACTAGGGCCTTCCAGCCGCCAGTTATCCCACACGCGATCTTGGCCGATATCGTGATCGGTGTAGAAGGATAGGAAGCAGCCTTCTAGCCCTCCTTGGGCTTGCAAGCA comes from the Pirellulaceae bacterium genome and includes:
- the lysA gene encoding diaminopimelate decarboxylase; this encodes MPVLSQFSTLRHEIGGIAIADLAQRFGTPSYVYDLPVIMERVEDLRAFDSIRYAQKACSNIAILDRLRRAGVLVDAVSAGEIGRALQAGYRPDQINYTADVFDRDALQLVVEHNVPVNIGSPDMIDQLGQRAPGRNITLRINPGFGHGHSQKTNTGGPQSKHGIWHQHIDDCLLRADRHGLVVTGMHMHIGSGTDFEHLSQVCGAMEQACEQVGRTVTTISTGGGLPVPYRAGQSYVDLNQYYQLWNATRERIGNRLGHALHLEIEPGRYLVAESGYLITEICAIKTMGENLFYMVDAGFNDLARPILYGAYHPISVCHRNSRASHTQVDVVVGGPLCESGDIFTQEEGGFVSRRTLPAAQVGDWLILEVAGAYGFAMSSNYNSRFRACEVMIENGQSKLIRRRESLKELLELESVPPTQ
- a CDS encoding RNA polymerase sigma factor translates to MADSQPTSQPQQPGLAQCLLDEHYDRVYRYAYHLSGAQHSAEDIAQEVFLRAVKSAHQLRQPEAAVGWLLAITRNEFARWCRGQSAVVQEPIEREAPASDSVGVLEDYEWIHLAMQQLSVEFRTVVLMFYFEHKSYTEIATELSLPIGTVMSRLSRGRSHLKQALLTLAEPKTTPSVMRTDEPKDAGERPLVMSTEP